GATAACGGCTGACGACACCGCGGAAACAGCGGTAAACGCGATGAAGCTCGGCGCCTACGATTACGTGACCAAACCGTTCGAGATGGAGAAGCTGAAGATCATTGTGCGAAACGCCCTTGAGGCGAGCGATCTCAAGAGAACGGTAAAGCAGTACCGGGACGGCTCCCCGGGCACCTCGATTATCGGGAGATCCCCGGCAATGGTTCGCCTCACTGATGAGATAAAAAAGCTTGCAAAGCAGAGAGTTTTGAATCTCCTCGTCTTGGGGGAGAGCGGGACAGGGAAAGAGCTTGTTGCCCGGGCGATACACAATGCGAGCCCGGCCTCGATGAATCCCTTCATCGCCATAAACTGTGCCGCTCTTCCGCACGGGCTTCTCGAAAGTGAACTCTTCGGTTACGAAAAGGGGGCTTTTACGGACGCGAAGGGACAGAAGAAGGGGCTCTTCGAGGAAGCGGACGGGGGTACCCTCGTTCTCGACGAAATAGGTGATATGGACACCTCGTTACAGGCCAAATTGTTGAGGGTTCTCGAGAGCAGGACGATCCGGAGAATCGGGGGTTCCAAGGAGATCCCCTTTGACCTCATGGTAGTCGCGACGACGAACAGGGACCTCAGCAGGCTCCAGGCGGAGGGCAAATTCCGCCAGGACCTTTTTTTCCGGCTCAACATGTTCACCCTGAAGATCCCTCCTCTCCGGGAGAGGAGGGAGGACATCCCCCTCTTCATAGATCATT
This window of the Thermodesulfovibrionales bacterium genome carries:
- a CDS encoding sigma-54 dependent transcriptional regulator, coding for MTAPAQKGKNIYIVEDDELLSLVLSEGFRKEGYEVSTDTGFSGVIKRIEERSPDILFLDVTLPDNSGLDILRELGRNDNAFPIIMITADDTAETAVNAMKLGAYDYVTKPFEMEKLKIIVRNALEASDLKRTVKQYRDGSPGTSIIGRSPAMVRLTDEIKKLAKQRVLNLLVLGESGTGKELVARAIHNASPASMNPFIAINCAALPHGLLESELFGYEKGAFTDAKGQKKGLFEEADGGTLVLDEIGDMDTSLQAKLLRVLESRTIRRIGGSKEIPFDLMVVATTNRDLSRLQAEGKFRQDLFFRLNMFTLKIPPLRERREDIPLFIDHFFTMFKNEFGKPSLAISFEAVEILTDYDWPGNIRELKSLFAKVCLLEEGPVILPEHILPRLEISVPREQVAGFLDSGLSLGDIERKIIEETLGKAKGNMKKAAKLLNISYDTFRYRMKKFGIK